One region of Danio rerio strain Tuebingen ecotype United States chromosome 5, GRCz12tu, whole genome shotgun sequence genomic DNA includes:
- the slc8a2a gene encoding sodium/calcium exchanger 2a isoform X14, with protein sequence MQAVRAVIYFACLLYMFLGVSIIADRFMAAIEVITSQEKEVTVTGANGEKTVMTVRIWNETVSNLTLMALGSSAPEILLSVIEVCGHGFESGELGPGTIVGSAAFNMFVIIGVCVWVIPDGEVRKIKHLRVFFITASWSIFAYIWLYLILAVISPGVVQVWEALVTLFFFPVCVLMAWIADRRLLFYKYLNKRYRTDKRHGIIVEMEGELAPRGIDAIMGEKYQNNTTSVDMEKNKEPEQDREEVIRILKDLREKHPDKDLDQLIEMANYASMQKQRKSRAFYRVQATRMMIGAGNILKKHAAAEQAKRLAGESTGNDLATCSQISFEQAQYQCTENCGSVSLWVCLRGGTGTRTFHIDYKTENGSANSGDDFENCEGTIIFQPGETRKEIKVGIIDDDVFEEDEHFFVRLSNLREGEGGTNTDGARLVEPLVTTVTILDDDHAGVFAFGQRELCVGECSGVVEVPVNRTSGVRGTVMIPYHTEDGSARQGVDYEQIQGELEFTNEQTSKTLQVRIINMQEYEKRENFYIVLEEPKWLKRGISATPGPEVEEARRIAEKGKPALGEHCKLEVIIEESMAFKNTVDRLLKDTNLAEVLGTHSWREQFIEAVTVSAGEADEEGGEPQPPSCCDYFMHAVTVFWKILFAFVPPTEYWNGWACFIVSILVIGLLTAVIGDLASHFGCTVGLRDTVTAVVFVALGTSIPDTFASKVAATQDQYADASVGNVTGSNAVNVFLGIGVAWSVSAVYWEVKGQVFYVDPGSLAFSVTLFTIFAFINIGVLMLRRRPSVGGELGGPKVMKVLTSMLYVGLWLLYITFSSLEAYCHITGF encoded by the exons ATGCAGGCCGTACGAGCCGTGATCTACTTTGCATGTCTTCTCTACATGTTTCTGGGCGTCTCCATCATCGCTGACCGCTTCATGGCTGCCATCGAGGTCATCACGTCACAG GAGAAAGAAGTGACTGTGACCGGTGCAAATGGAGAGAAGACCGTAATGACTGTAAGAATCTGGAATGAAACGGTCTCCAACCTCACTCTAATGGCTTTAGGTTCATCAGCGCCTGAGATCCTTCTGTCTGTAATAGAG GTATGTGGACATGGCTTTGAGTCTGGAGAACTGGGTCCTGGCACTATAGTGGGCAGTGCTGCGTTTAACATGTTTGTGAtcattggagtgtgtgtgtgggtgattcCTGACGGAGAGGTGAGGAAGATTAAACACCTCAGAGTCTTCTTCATCACTGCATCCTGGAGCATCTTCGCCTATATTTGGCTCTACCTCATCCTGGCAGTCATAAGCCCTGGCGTTGTACag gtcTGGGAGGCTCTGGTCACTCTATTCTTCTTCCCTGTCTGTGTCCTAATGGCATGGATTGCTGACCGGCGCCTGCTCTTTTACAAGTACTTGAACAAGCGCTACCGTACAGATAAACGTCATGGTATCATTGTGGAGATGGAAGGGGAACTGGCACCCAGAGGCATTGATGCGATTATGGGAGAAAAATATCAAAACAACACCACAAGCGTTGATATGGAGAAAAATAAAGAACCTGAACAGGACAGAGAGGAG GTCATCCGCATACTTAAAGACCTGAGAGAGAAGCATCCTGACAAAGACCTGGATCAGCTGATTGAGATGGCAAACTATGCCAGCATGCAGAAACAGCGCAAGAGCCGGGCCTTTTACCGAGTGCAGGCTACACGCATGATGATCGGCGCTGGGAACATCCTGAAGAAACATGCTGCAGCTGAACAAGCGAAGAGATTGGCTGGAGAGTCGACTGGGAATGACCTGGCCACCtgttctcagatcagctttgagcAGGCGCAGTACCAGTGCACCGAGAACTGTGGTAGCGTGAGTCTGTGGGTTTGTTTACGGGGAGGAACCGGCACCAGAACCTTCCACATCGATTACAAGACTGAGAACGGCTCCGCCAACTCTGGGGACGATTTTGAAAATTGTGAAGGAACGATTATATTTCAGCCTGGAGAAACACGCAAAGAAATAAAG GTGGGCATTATTGATGATGACGTGTTTGAGGAAGATGAACACTTCTTTGTGCGTCTTTCGAATCTGCGAGAGGGAGAGGGTGGGACCAACACTGACGGTGCCCGGCTGGTTGAACCTTTAGTTACTACGGTAACCATTCTGGACGATGACCATGCTGGAGTTTTTGCCTTTGGTCAGCGGGAGCTTTGTGTGGGTGAATGTTCGGGTGTGGTGGAGGTGCCGGTGAACCGAACGTCAGGTGTGCGCGGGACTGTGATGATTCCCTATCACACAGAGGACGGCTCTGCGCGACAGGGGGTTGACTATGAGCAAATACAAGGAGAGCTGGAGTTCACCAATGAGCAGACAAG TAAGACACTTCAGGTGCGCATCATTAACATGCAGGAATATGAGAAGCGAGAGAATTTCTACATTGTCCTTGAAGAGCCCAAATGGCTCAAGAGAGGCATCTCAG CCACCCCTGGTCCAGAAGTGGAGGAGGCCAGACGTATAGCCGAGAAGGGGAAGCCTGCTCTAGGAGAACACTGCAAGCTAGAGGTCATTATAGAGGAGAGTATGGCCTTCAAG AATACTGTAGACCGTCTACTGAAGGATACTAACCTTGCTGAAGTACTTGGCACACACTCCTGGAGAGAACAGTTCATCGAGGCGGTAACAGTCAGCGCAG GGGAAGCTGATGAAGAAGGAGGTGAACCTCAGCCGCCGTCATGCTGTGATTATTTCATGCATGCAGTCACGGTGTTCTGGAAGATTCTGTTTGCCTTCGTTCCACCCACTGAATACTGGAACGGCTGGGCCTGCTTTATTGTATCCATTCTGGTCATCGGGCTGCTAACTGCTGTCATTGGAGACTTGGCATCCCATTTTGGCTGCACTGTAGGCCTCCGGGACACTGTCACTGCTGTGGTGTTTGTTGCTTTGGGAACCTCCATACCAG ACACATTCGCAAGTAAAGTCGCTGCTACACAGGATCAATATGCTGATGCTTCAGTAGGAAATGTGACCGGTAGCAATGCGGTGAATGTTTTTCTCGGGATTGGTGTGGCCTGGTCAGTTTCTGCTGTTTACTGGGAAGTCAAAGGTCAGGTGTTTTATGTAGACCCCGGTTCGCTTGCATTCTCAGTCACACTCTTCACCATCTTTGCCTTCATTAATATCGGCGTGCTGATGCTTCGGCGGCGGCCATCGGTAGGTGGAGAGCTGGGTGGACCTAAAGTGATGAAGGTCCTGACTTCAATGTTGTACGTCGGTTTGTGGCTCCTCTATATCACGTTCTCCAGCTTAGAGGCCTACTGTCATATTACTGGATTCTGA
- the slc8a2a gene encoding sodium/calcium exchanger 2a isoform X12, which translates to MQAVRAVIYFACLLYMFLGVSIIADRFMAAIEVITSQEKEVTVTGANGEKTVMTVRIWNETVSNLTLMALGSSAPEILLSVIEVCGHGFESGELGPGTIVGSAAFNMFVIIGVCVWVIPDGEVRKIKHLRVFFITASWSIFAYIWLYLILAVISPGVVQVWEALVTLFFFPVCVLMAWIADRRLLFYKYLNKRYRTDKRHGIIVEMEGELAPRGIDAIMGEKYQNNTTSVDMEKNKEPEQDREEVIRILKDLREKHPDKDLDQLIEMANYASMQKQRKSRAFYRVQATRMMIGAGNILKKHAAAEQAKRLAGESTGNDLATCSQISFEQAQYQCTENCGSVSLWVCLRGGTGTRTFHIDYKTENGSANSGDDFENCEGTIIFQPGETRKEIKVGIIDDDVFEEDEHFFVRLSNLREGEGGTNTDGARLVEPLVTTVTILDDDHAGVFAFGQRELCVGECSGVVEVPVNRTSGVRGTVMIPYHTEDGSARQGVDYEQIQGELEFTNEQTSKTLQVRIINMQEYEKRENFYIVLEEPKWLKRGISATPGPEVEEARRIAEKGKPALGEHCKLEVIIEESMAFKVRQGMTPNGVLDANTVDRLLKDTNLAEVLGTHSWREQFIEAVTVSAGEADEEGGEPQPPSCCDYFMHAVTVFWKILFAFVPPTEYWNGWACFIVSILVIGLLTAVIGDLASHFGCTVGLRDTVTAVVFVALGTSIPDTFASKVAATQDQYADASVGNVTGSNAVNVFLGIGVAWSVSAVYWEVKGQVFYVDPGSLAFSVTLFTIFAFINIGVLMLRRRPSVGGELGGPKVMKVLTSMLYVGLWLLYITFSSLEAYCHITGF; encoded by the exons ATGCAGGCCGTACGAGCCGTGATCTACTTTGCATGTCTTCTCTACATGTTTCTGGGCGTCTCCATCATCGCTGACCGCTTCATGGCTGCCATCGAGGTCATCACGTCACAG GAGAAAGAAGTGACTGTGACCGGTGCAAATGGAGAGAAGACCGTAATGACTGTAAGAATCTGGAATGAAACGGTCTCCAACCTCACTCTAATGGCTTTAGGTTCATCAGCGCCTGAGATCCTTCTGTCTGTAATAGAG GTATGTGGACATGGCTTTGAGTCTGGAGAACTGGGTCCTGGCACTATAGTGGGCAGTGCTGCGTTTAACATGTTTGTGAtcattggagtgtgtgtgtgggtgattcCTGACGGAGAGGTGAGGAAGATTAAACACCTCAGAGTCTTCTTCATCACTGCATCCTGGAGCATCTTCGCCTATATTTGGCTCTACCTCATCCTGGCAGTCATAAGCCCTGGCGTTGTACag gtcTGGGAGGCTCTGGTCACTCTATTCTTCTTCCCTGTCTGTGTCCTAATGGCATGGATTGCTGACCGGCGCCTGCTCTTTTACAAGTACTTGAACAAGCGCTACCGTACAGATAAACGTCATGGTATCATTGTGGAGATGGAAGGGGAACTGGCACCCAGAGGCATTGATGCGATTATGGGAGAAAAATATCAAAACAACACCACAAGCGTTGATATGGAGAAAAATAAAGAACCTGAACAGGACAGAGAGGAG GTCATCCGCATACTTAAAGACCTGAGAGAGAAGCATCCTGACAAAGACCTGGATCAGCTGATTGAGATGGCAAACTATGCCAGCATGCAGAAACAGCGCAAGAGCCGGGCCTTTTACCGAGTGCAGGCTACACGCATGATGATCGGCGCTGGGAACATCCTGAAGAAACATGCTGCAGCTGAACAAGCGAAGAGATTGGCTGGAGAGTCGACTGGGAATGACCTGGCCACCtgttctcagatcagctttgagcAGGCGCAGTACCAGTGCACCGAGAACTGTGGTAGCGTGAGTCTGTGGGTTTGTTTACGGGGAGGAACCGGCACCAGAACCTTCCACATCGATTACAAGACTGAGAACGGCTCCGCCAACTCTGGGGACGATTTTGAAAATTGTGAAGGAACGATTATATTTCAGCCTGGAGAAACACGCAAAGAAATAAAG GTGGGCATTATTGATGATGACGTGTTTGAGGAAGATGAACACTTCTTTGTGCGTCTTTCGAATCTGCGAGAGGGAGAGGGTGGGACCAACACTGACGGTGCCCGGCTGGTTGAACCTTTAGTTACTACGGTAACCATTCTGGACGATGACCATGCTGGAGTTTTTGCCTTTGGTCAGCGGGAGCTTTGTGTGGGTGAATGTTCGGGTGTGGTGGAGGTGCCGGTGAACCGAACGTCAGGTGTGCGCGGGACTGTGATGATTCCCTATCACACAGAGGACGGCTCTGCGCGACAGGGGGTTGACTATGAGCAAATACAAGGAGAGCTGGAGTTCACCAATGAGCAGACAAG TAAGACACTTCAGGTGCGCATCATTAACATGCAGGAATATGAGAAGCGAGAGAATTTCTACATTGTCCTTGAAGAGCCCAAATGGCTCAAGAGAGGCATCTCAG CCACCCCTGGTCCAGAAGTGGAGGAGGCCAGACGTATAGCCGAGAAGGGGAAGCCTGCTCTAGGAGAACACTGCAAGCTAGAGGTCATTATAGAGGAGAGTATGGCCTTCAAG GTCCGACAGGGAATGACCCCTAATGGAGTCTTAGATGCG AATACTGTAGACCGTCTACTGAAGGATACTAACCTTGCTGAAGTACTTGGCACACACTCCTGGAGAGAACAGTTCATCGAGGCGGTAACAGTCAGCGCAG GGGAAGCTGATGAAGAAGGAGGTGAACCTCAGCCGCCGTCATGCTGTGATTATTTCATGCATGCAGTCACGGTGTTCTGGAAGATTCTGTTTGCCTTCGTTCCACCCACTGAATACTGGAACGGCTGGGCCTGCTTTATTGTATCCATTCTGGTCATCGGGCTGCTAACTGCTGTCATTGGAGACTTGGCATCCCATTTTGGCTGCACTGTAGGCCTCCGGGACACTGTCACTGCTGTGGTGTTTGTTGCTTTGGGAACCTCCATACCAG ACACATTCGCAAGTAAAGTCGCTGCTACACAGGATCAATATGCTGATGCTTCAGTAGGAAATGTGACCGGTAGCAATGCGGTGAATGTTTTTCTCGGGATTGGTGTGGCCTGGTCAGTTTCTGCTGTTTACTGGGAAGTCAAAGGTCAGGTGTTTTATGTAGACCCCGGTTCGCTTGCATTCTCAGTCACACTCTTCACCATCTTTGCCTTCATTAATATCGGCGTGCTGATGCTTCGGCGGCGGCCATCGGTAGGTGGAGAGCTGGGTGGACCTAAAGTGATGAAGGTCCTGACTTCAATGTTGTACGTCGGTTTGTGGCTCCTCTATATCACGTTCTCCAGCTTAGAGGCCTACTGTCATATTACTGGATTCTGA
- the slc8a2a gene encoding sodium/calcium exchanger 2a isoform X10, with protein MQAVRAVIYFACLLYMFLGVSIIADRFMAAIEVITSQEKEVTVTGANGEKTVMTVRIWNETVSNLTLMALGSSAPEILLSVIEVCGHGFESGELGPGTIVGSAAFNMFVIIGVCVWVIPDGEVRKIKHLRVFFITASWSIFAYIWLYLILAVISPGVVQVWEALVTLFFFPVCVLMAWIADRRLLFYKYLNKRYRTDKRHGIIVEMEGELAPRGIDAIMGEKYQNNTTSVDMEKNKEPEQDREEVIRILKDLREKHPDKDLDQLIEMANYASMQKQRKSRAFYRVQATRMMIGAGNILKKHAAAEQAKRLAGESTGNDLATCSQISFEQAQYQCTENCGSVSLWVCLRGGTGTRTFHIDYKTENGSANSGDDFENCEGTIIFQPGETRKEIKVGIIDDDVFEEDEHFFVRLSNLREGEGGTNTDGARLVEPLVTTVTILDDDHAGVFAFGQRELCVGECSGVVEVPVNRTSGVRGTVMIPYHTEDGSARQGVDYEQIQGELEFTNEQTSKTLQVRIINMQEYEKRENFYIVLEEPKWLKRGISATPGPEVEEARRIAEKGKPALGEHCKLEVIIEESMAFKVRQGMTPNGVLDAVVIHLPQCENTVDRLLKDTNLAEVLGTHSWREQFIEAVTVSAGEADEEGGEPQPPSCCDYFMHAVTVFWKILFAFVPPTEYWNGWACFIVSILVIGLLTAVIGDLASHFGCTVGLRDTVTAVVFVALGTSIPDTFASKVAATQDQYADASVGNVTGSNAVNVFLGIGVAWSVSAVYWEVKGQVFYVDPGSLAFSVTLFTIFAFINIGVLMLRRRPSVGGELGGPKVMKVLTSMLYVGLWLLYITFSSLEAYCHITGF; from the exons ATGCAGGCCGTACGAGCCGTGATCTACTTTGCATGTCTTCTCTACATGTTTCTGGGCGTCTCCATCATCGCTGACCGCTTCATGGCTGCCATCGAGGTCATCACGTCACAG GAGAAAGAAGTGACTGTGACCGGTGCAAATGGAGAGAAGACCGTAATGACTGTAAGAATCTGGAATGAAACGGTCTCCAACCTCACTCTAATGGCTTTAGGTTCATCAGCGCCTGAGATCCTTCTGTCTGTAATAGAG GTATGTGGACATGGCTTTGAGTCTGGAGAACTGGGTCCTGGCACTATAGTGGGCAGTGCTGCGTTTAACATGTTTGTGAtcattggagtgtgtgtgtgggtgattcCTGACGGAGAGGTGAGGAAGATTAAACACCTCAGAGTCTTCTTCATCACTGCATCCTGGAGCATCTTCGCCTATATTTGGCTCTACCTCATCCTGGCAGTCATAAGCCCTGGCGTTGTACag gtcTGGGAGGCTCTGGTCACTCTATTCTTCTTCCCTGTCTGTGTCCTAATGGCATGGATTGCTGACCGGCGCCTGCTCTTTTACAAGTACTTGAACAAGCGCTACCGTACAGATAAACGTCATGGTATCATTGTGGAGATGGAAGGGGAACTGGCACCCAGAGGCATTGATGCGATTATGGGAGAAAAATATCAAAACAACACCACAAGCGTTGATATGGAGAAAAATAAAGAACCTGAACAGGACAGAGAGGAG GTCATCCGCATACTTAAAGACCTGAGAGAGAAGCATCCTGACAAAGACCTGGATCAGCTGATTGAGATGGCAAACTATGCCAGCATGCAGAAACAGCGCAAGAGCCGGGCCTTTTACCGAGTGCAGGCTACACGCATGATGATCGGCGCTGGGAACATCCTGAAGAAACATGCTGCAGCTGAACAAGCGAAGAGATTGGCTGGAGAGTCGACTGGGAATGACCTGGCCACCtgttctcagatcagctttgagcAGGCGCAGTACCAGTGCACCGAGAACTGTGGTAGCGTGAGTCTGTGGGTTTGTTTACGGGGAGGAACCGGCACCAGAACCTTCCACATCGATTACAAGACTGAGAACGGCTCCGCCAACTCTGGGGACGATTTTGAAAATTGTGAAGGAACGATTATATTTCAGCCTGGAGAAACACGCAAAGAAATAAAG GTGGGCATTATTGATGATGACGTGTTTGAGGAAGATGAACACTTCTTTGTGCGTCTTTCGAATCTGCGAGAGGGAGAGGGTGGGACCAACACTGACGGTGCCCGGCTGGTTGAACCTTTAGTTACTACGGTAACCATTCTGGACGATGACCATGCTGGAGTTTTTGCCTTTGGTCAGCGGGAGCTTTGTGTGGGTGAATGTTCGGGTGTGGTGGAGGTGCCGGTGAACCGAACGTCAGGTGTGCGCGGGACTGTGATGATTCCCTATCACACAGAGGACGGCTCTGCGCGACAGGGGGTTGACTATGAGCAAATACAAGGAGAGCTGGAGTTCACCAATGAGCAGACAAG TAAGACACTTCAGGTGCGCATCATTAACATGCAGGAATATGAGAAGCGAGAGAATTTCTACATTGTCCTTGAAGAGCCCAAATGGCTCAAGAGAGGCATCTCAG CCACCCCTGGTCCAGAAGTGGAGGAGGCCAGACGTATAGCCGAGAAGGGGAAGCCTGCTCTAGGAGAACACTGCAAGCTAGAGGTCATTATAGAGGAGAGTATGGCCTTCAAG GTCCGACAGGGAATGACCCCTAATGGAGTCTTAGATGCGGTAGTAATCCACTTGCCTCAGTGTGAA AATACTGTAGACCGTCTACTGAAGGATACTAACCTTGCTGAAGTACTTGGCACACACTCCTGGAGAGAACAGTTCATCGAGGCGGTAACAGTCAGCGCAG GGGAAGCTGATGAAGAAGGAGGTGAACCTCAGCCGCCGTCATGCTGTGATTATTTCATGCATGCAGTCACGGTGTTCTGGAAGATTCTGTTTGCCTTCGTTCCACCCACTGAATACTGGAACGGCTGGGCCTGCTTTATTGTATCCATTCTGGTCATCGGGCTGCTAACTGCTGTCATTGGAGACTTGGCATCCCATTTTGGCTGCACTGTAGGCCTCCGGGACACTGTCACTGCTGTGGTGTTTGTTGCTTTGGGAACCTCCATACCAG ACACATTCGCAAGTAAAGTCGCTGCTACACAGGATCAATATGCTGATGCTTCAGTAGGAAATGTGACCGGTAGCAATGCGGTGAATGTTTTTCTCGGGATTGGTGTGGCCTGGTCAGTTTCTGCTGTTTACTGGGAAGTCAAAGGTCAGGTGTTTTATGTAGACCCCGGTTCGCTTGCATTCTCAGTCACACTCTTCACCATCTTTGCCTTCATTAATATCGGCGTGCTGATGCTTCGGCGGCGGCCATCGGTAGGTGGAGAGCTGGGTGGACCTAAAGTGATGAAGGTCCTGACTTCAATGTTGTACGTCGGTTTGTGGCTCCTCTATATCACGTTCTCCAGCTTAGAGGCCTACTGTCATATTACTGGATTCTGA